The following coding sequences lie in one Arachis ipaensis cultivar K30076 chromosome B05, Araip1.1, whole genome shotgun sequence genomic window:
- the LOC107640274 gene encoding pentatricopeptide repeat-containing protein At3g18110, chloroplastic: MSSLRKTNATYSLFLSPFLSRTHTLRRRKRAVLHGKASWVFQLAIKRRIYCHDIFRVADRDWGADFRKLSAGSALVGLTLWLDHMQDASLQGDPESPKSVVLITGTAEYNMVSLNSTLKACLWEMGSPFLPCKTRHGVLVAKAHSLRMWLKDSPFCLDLELKDAPALPDLNSMRLIEGCFIRRGLVPAFKDITSRFKVVSPKKFSRLALLPDDKRDKAIHAYTDGKKERLEKERLKAKQIVDPKKLKKIKKIKQIRKRKYIREALTPNLIGKQRTFVPISEKQTM; the protein is encoded by the exons ATGTCCAGTCTCCGAAAAACAAACGCTACTTATTCCTTATTCTTATCTCCCTTTCTTTCTCGAACACATACACTTCGGCGCCGCAAAAGGGCTGTATTACACGGCAAAGCATCATGGGTTTTCCAATTGGCAATCAAGAGAAGAATTTATTGCCATGATATCTTTCG AGTCGCAGATAGAGACTGGGGAGCTGATTTTAGAAAACTATCTGCTGGTTCAGCTCTAGTTGGTCTTACTTTATGGCTTGACCACATGCAG GATGCCTCGTTGCAAGGCGATCCAGAGTCACCGAAATCAGTTGTACTGATAACAGGAACTGCAGAATACAACATGGTATCACTCAATAGCACATTGAAGGCATGCCTTTGGGAGATGGGATCGCCATTCCTTCCGTGCAAGACAAGACACGGTGTCCTTGTAGCCAAGGCTCACTCCCTAAGAATGTGGTTGAAAGACTCGCCATTCTGTTTGGATCTCGAGCTAAAAGATGCCCCGGCTCTCCCCGATCTAAACTCCATGCGGCTCATTGAAGGATGCTTCATAAGGCGCGGCCTTGTTCCAGCATTCAAGGACATTACCTCAAGATTCAAAGTAGTGAGTCCCAAGAAATTTTCCAGATTGGCCTTGTTACCGGACGACAAGAGAGACAAAGCAATTCATGCTTATACTGATGGAAAGAAAGAGAGATTGGAGAAAGAGAGACTAAAAGCAAAGCAAATTGTTGATCCCAAAAAGCTGAAGAAGATTAAGAAGATTAAGCAGATTAGAAAGAGGAAATACATTAGGGAAGCTTTGACACCCAATTTAATTGGGAAACAAAGAACTTTCGTTCCTATTAGTGAAAAACAAACAATGTAA
- the LOC107640273 gene encoding pentatricopeptide repeat-containing protein At3g18110, chloroplastic-like → MKTNATLLGYLLCASIEFRVADRDWGADFRKLSAGSALVGLTLWLDHMQDASLQGDPESPKSVVLITGTAEYNMVSLNSTLKACLWEMGSPFLPCKTRHGVLVAKAHSLRMWLKASPFCLDLELKDAPALPDLNSMRLIEGCFIRRGLVPAFKDITSRFKVVSPKKFSRLALLPDDKRDKAIHAYTDGKKERLEKERLKAKQIVDPKKLKKIKKIKQIRKRKYIREALTPNLIGKQRTFVPISEKQTM, encoded by the exons ATGAAAACAAACGCTACTCTATTAGGTTACTTATTGTGTGCTTCTATTGAATTCAGAGTCGCAGATAGAGACTGGGGAGCTGATTTTAGAAAACTATCTGCTGGTTCAGCTCTAGTTGGTCTTACTTTATGGCTTGACCACATGCAG GATGCCTCGTTGCAAGGCGATCCAGAGTCACCGAAATCAGTTGTACTTATAACAGGAACTGCAGAATACAACATGGTATCACTCAATAGCACATTAAAGGCATGCCTTTGGGAAATGGGATCGCCTTTCCTTCCGTGCAAGACAAGACACGGTGTCCTTGTAGCCAAGGCTCACTCCCTAAGAATGTGGTTGAAAGCCTCGCCGTTCTGTTTGGATCTCGAGCTAAAAGATGCCCCGGCTCTCCCCGATCTAAACTCCATGCGGCTCATTGAAGGATGCTTCATAAGGCGCGGCCTTGTTCCAGCATTCAAGGACATTACCTCAAGATTCAAAGTAGTGAGTCCCAAGAAATTTTCCAGATTGGCCTTGTTACCGGACGACAAGAGAGACAAAGCAATTCATGCTTATACTGATGGAAAGAAAGAGAGATTGGAGAAAGAGAGACTAAAAGCAAAGCAAATTGTTGATCCCAAAAAGCTGAAGAAGATTAAGAAGATTAAGCAGATTAGAAAGAGGAAATACATTAGGGAAGCTTTGACACCCAATTTAATTGGGAAACAAAGAACTTTCGTTCCTATTAGTGAAAAACAAACAATGTAA
- the LOC107640272 gene encoding uncharacterized protein LOC107640272, translating to MKKAYSKWNVELTKSKAARVKQFALDELQETYIEQYRRLYDYCHELLRSNPGSTVKLQVERPPEFSSERPKPGVDLRPKFQRLYVCLDACKKSFMVCRPIICLDGCFIKTPYGGQLLTAIGWDPNDQMLPIAYAVVEAETKDTWTWFLTNLCDDFGYDKIRSCTFMSDQQKGLVPTFDELILGVNHRFCVRHLYSNFRKRFPGLQLKLMMWNAAKATYLQEWERRMAEIQSVDNGAYNHLMEIPTKYWCRHKFGTWSKCDTLVNNMCEVFNFVIVDARGKPIVSMLEDIRVYIMRRWADNRDRIIECPREVLPRIRIKVEKQVDASGKWVSTYTGCDKYEVTSIQGGKEKFVVDLKNHECSCRKFQLSGIPCAHAMTCIRKMCFNVDNFVANCYKKGTYIDCYQHVVYPLNGPNLWEKTPFDDVLPPIYRKPIGRPKLKRNKAADENPTRGGVSREGQNQKCSYYFARGHNKWTYLKKRKVAATASANKVVGSTRRASRIISSTSTISSTISSQGSKQSQAASMKTTVTRPKRKSSVTDTIIVEQTVFLLFCYFTSNLLCLYPMTALWLIIK from the exons ATGAAGAAAGCATACAGCAAGTGGAATGTAGAGCTGACTAAGTCTAAAGCTGCCCGGGTTAAACAGTTTGCTCTTGATGAGTTACAAGAAACGTACATAGAGCAGTATCGGAGGCTCTATGACTACTGTCATGAATTGCTGAGGTCTAACCCGGGTTCTACAGTGAAGTTGCAAGTGGAGAGACCACCAGAGTTTTCTTCTGAGAGACCAAAACCTGGTGTGGATTTAAGGCCAAAGTTTCAAAGACTCTATGTGTGCCTTGATGCATGTAAGAAGAGCTTCATGGTTTGCCGTCCAATAATTTGCCTTGACGGGTGCTTCATCAAGACACCATATGGAGGTCAGCTTCTCACCGCTATTGGCTGGGACCCGAACGACCAGATGTTGCCAATAGCCTATGCAGTGGTTGAAGCAGAGACGAAGGACACATGGACCTGGTTCCTTACCAATCTGTGTGATGACTTTGGCTATGACAAGATAAGGAGCTGCACCTTCATGTCTGACCAACAGAAG GGCTTAGTTCCAACCTTCGATGAGCTCATTCTCGGAGTGAATCATAGATTCTGTGTTAGACATCTTTACAGCAATTTCAGGAAGAGATTCCCAGGGCTGCAACTAAAACTGATGATGTGGAATGCTGCAAAGGCTACTTATTTACAAGAGTGGGAGAGGAGAATGGCTGAAATACAAAGTGTTGATAATGGAGCCTACAACCACCTGATGGAGATACCAACGAAATATTGGTGCCGGCACAAGTTTGGGACTTGGTCTAAGTGTGATACGTTGGTAAACAATATGTGTGAGGTATTTAACTTTGTGATTGTGGATGCAAGAGGGAAACCAATAGTCAGCATGCTTGAAGACATCAGAGTATACATAATGAGGCGTTGGGCTGATAATAGGGATCGGATAATTGAATGCCCAAGAGAGGTATTGCCCCGTATCAGGATTAAGGTTGAAAAACAAGTTGATGCAAGTGGTAAGTGGGTGAGCACTTATACTGGTTGTGACAAATATGAGGTAACAAGTATCCAGGGAGGCAAAGAGAAGTTCGTTGTTGATTTGAAGAATCATGAGTGTTCGTGCAGGAAGTTTCAACTATCCGGAATCCCCTGTGCTCATGCAATGACCTGCATCAGGAAGATGTGCTTCAACGTGGACAACTTTGTTGCAAACTGTTACAAGAAAGGAACCTACATTGACTGCTACCAACATGTGGTATATCCCTTGAATGGGCCCAACCTGTGGGAGAAGACACCATTTGATGACGTTTTGCCACCAATATACAGGAAACCCATTGGAAGGCCTAAACTGAAACGTAATAAAGCTGCAGATGAGAACCCAACTAGGGGAGGAGTGTCTCGCGAAGGGCAGAATCAGAAGTGCTCCTATTATTTTGCTAGAGGTCACAACAAATGGACCTATCTAAAGAAGCGCAAAGTAGCTGCAACTGCATCG GCAAATAAAGTAGTTGGATCCACAAGAAGAGCTTCCAGAATCATCTCTAGCACTAGCACTATCTCAAGCACTATCTCCAGCCAGGGTTCTAAGCAATCCCAAGCTGCTTCAATGAAGACCACAGTCACAAGGCCAAAGAGAAAATCATCTGTCACTGAT ACCATTATTGTGGAGCAAACTGTGTTCCTCTTGTTTTGTTATTTTACTTCCAATCTTTTGTGCTTGTATCCAATGACAGCTTTGTGGTTAATCATTAAGTAA
- the LOC110271802 gene encoding 60S ribosomal protein L7-3-like: MVYMYLSSIYLWKVTLTDNNIIEQELGKYGIVCIEDMVHQIYNVGPHFKEVIRLMWPFELNKPVGGLTGSKTLFKDGGDSGNREDLINELVSKMN, encoded by the exons ATGGTATATATGTATTTGTCATCTATCTATCTATGGAAAGTTACGTTGACAGATAATAACATTATTGAGCAG GAGTTAGGGAAGTATGGTATTGTATGCATAGAAGACATGGTGCATCAGATCTATAATGTTGGTCCACACTTTAAAGAAGTTATTCGACTTATGTGGCCCTTTGAACTCAACAAACCAGTAGGAGGGTTGACAGGATCAAAAACCCTTTTCAAGGATGGTGGAGACTCTGGAAATCGGGAGGATCTCATCAACGAATTAGTCTCTAAAATGAATTAA
- the LOC107643161 gene encoding protein PLANT CADMIUM RESISTANCE 10 isoform X3 — MKNQHGYVPPSYIPLGQSESEAANLTPQKSGEQQASSNGSNQMQTQWSSGICACCDDMQSCFIGFICPCFLFGKNAEFLGSGTFLGSCVTHFLLWSVVNTACCFLTDGLCLALPGCLVSCYACHYRKTLRTKFDLPEAPCGDFVTHFFCHLCAICQEYREIRERSGDNAPTDMKLAVVTAPPIQTMQSDSEQ, encoded by the exons ATGAAGAACCAGCATGGTTATGTGCCACCTTCTTACATACCTTTGGGCCAATCGGAGTCGGAGGCAGCGAATCTCACACCACAGAAGAGCGGCGAACAACAAGCAAGTAGCAATGGATCAAACCAGATGCAGACTCAGTGGTCTTCTGGAATCTGTGCCTGTTGCGATGATATGCAGAGCT GCTTTATAGGGTTTATTTGTCCATGCTTTCTCTTTGGGAAGAATGCTGAGTTTCTGGGTTCTGGAACCTTCCTGGGATCATGTGTTACACATTTTCTGTTATGGTCTGTGGTTAATACAGCCTGCTGCTTTTTAACTGATGGATTGTGTTTGGCACTACCAGGATGCCTTGTTTCGTGCTATGCTTGTCACTACCGCAAGACCTTAAGGACAAAGTTTGATTTGCCG GAAGCACCCTGTGGGGATTTTGTTACCCATTTTTTCTGTCATTTGTGCGCCATCTGTCAAGAGTACCGTGAGATTCGCGAAAGATCTGGGGATAATGCACCGACCGACATGAAGCTTGCCGTAGTGACAGCCCCACCTATACAAACAATGCAGTCGGATTCCGAGCAGTAA
- the LOC107643160 gene encoding uncharacterized protein LOC107643160, producing the protein MTIISSSSSFSPNLFLHLNHPSAPTVIGLGLSLRPRPITKPNIKLRRRHLQRCRAVFADDAPFAAAIGACMLTSLVFPVAGSHEDDEEGESAMNTSDTRFAVMGIMSFIPYFNWLSWIFALLDTGNRRYAVYAIVYLAPYLRSNLSISPEDSWLPIASILFCIVHIQLEASIRNGDIQGFQLFRNVTDQFSSKKGHLNHHQEISKQGMAKDNKNLPSAQDHLRDIGDWEDTQRPLQSHQPLSEDLNDDEEEERSKH; encoded by the exons ATGACTATCATTTCTTCGTCTTCATCCTTCTCCCCTAACCTGTTTCTGCATCTTAACCATCCTTCGGCTCCCACTGTGATTGGGCTCGGCCTTAGCCTTAGGCCCAGGCCCATAACAAAGCCCAATATCAAACTGAGGAGGAGGCATTTGCAGAGGTGCAGGGCAGTGTTCGCTGACGATGCACCCTTCGCGGCGGCCATCGGCGCCTGTATGCTCACTTCTCTGGTATTCCCCGTAGCTGGTTCCCACGAAGACGATGAGGAAGGTGAGTCAGCGATGAACACGAGCGATACAAGGTTCGCTGTGATGGGGATTATGAGCTTCATCCCTTACTTTAATTGGCTCAGTTGGATCTTCGCCTTGCTCGACACTGGAAACCGACGCTATGCTGTTTACGCCATTGTCTACTTGGCTCCTTATCTGAG GTCAAATCTATCAATCTCCCCTGAAGATAGCTGGCTTCCTATTGCTAGCATTCTGTTCTGCATCGTTCACATCCAG TTGGAAGCAAGCATCAGGAATGGAGATATTCAGGGGTTTCAACTATTCAGGAATGTCACAGATCAATTCTCATCAAAGAAAGGCCATTTGAATCACCATCAAGAAATTTCTAAGCAG GGAATGGCTAAAGATAACAAGAACTTGCCATCTGCCCAAGATCATTTGAGAGATATTGGGGATTGGGAAGATACTCAAAGGCCATTACAATCTCATCAACCCTTGAGTGAGGACTtaaatgatgatgaagaagaagagagaagcaaACACTAA
- the LOC107643159 gene encoding 60S ribosomal protein L7-1, with protein MAEEESKPLNFIPEVILKKRKSNEAWALRKKAQLERSNFQSNKSKDATIKKPEDFVIQYRNMELDLIRVKRRVKRKLPHLNSDSKSLLVIRIHGKNDMHPKTRKNLYGLGLRRVFSAVFLKPSDGVLAKLQRVEPFVTYGYPNLKSIKELIYKKGHMKIEKRKVPLTDNNIIEQELGKYGIVCIEDMVHQIYNVGPHFKEVIRLMWPFELNKPVGGLTGSKTLFKDGGDSGNREDVINELISKMN; from the exons ATGGcagaagaggaatcaaaaccATTGAACTTCATACCAGAGGTTATACTCAAGAAGCGAAAAAGCAACGAAGCATGGGCTCTCAGGAAAAAGGCTCAGTTAGAGCGCTCCAACTTCCAATCTAACAAGAGCAAGGACGCTACCATAAAAAAGCCCGAGGATTTCGTTATTCAATATCGCAACATG GAGCTGGACCTTATTAGAGTGAAGCGCAGAGTAAAGAGGAAACTTCCACACCTCAACTCAGACTCCAAGTCCTTACTTGTCATTCGGATTCACGG GAAAAACGATATGCATCCGAAAACAAGAAAGAATTTGTACGGCTTGGGGTTGAGAAGAGTATTCAGTGCTGTCTTTTTGAAGCCATCAGATGGAGTGTTGGCCAAGTTGCAGAGGGTGGAACCATTTGTTACCTATGG ATACCCAAATCTTAAGAGCATAAAGGAGCTAATCTACAAGAAGGGGCACATGAAAATAGAGAAAAGGAAAGTTCCGTTGACAGATAATAACATTATTGAGCAG GAATTAGGGAAGTATGGTATTGTATGCATAGAAGACATGGTGCATCAGATCTATAATGTTGGTCCACACTTTAAAGAAGTTATTCGACTTATGTGGCCCTTTGAACTCAACAAACCAGTAGGAGGGTTGACAGGATCAAAAACCCTTTTCAAGGATGGTGGAGACTCTGGGAATCGGGAGGATGTCATCAACGAATTAATCTCTAAAATGAATTAA
- the LOC107643161 gene encoding protein PLANT CADMIUM RESISTANCE 10 isoform X2: MKNQHGYVPPSYIPLGQSELEAANLTPQKSGEQQASSDGSNQMQTQWSSGICACCDDMQSCFIGFICPCFLFGKNAEFLGSGTFLGSCVTHFLLWSVVNTACCFLTDGLCLALPGCLVSCYACHYRKTLRTKFDLPEAPCGDFVTHFFCHLCAICQEYREIRERSGDNAPTDMKLAVVTAPPIQTMQSDSEQ; encoded by the exons ATGAAGAACCAGCATGGTTATGTGCCACCTTCTTACATACCTTTGGGCCAATCGGAGTTGGAGGCAGCGAATCTCACACCACAGAAGAGCGGCGAACAACAAGCAAGTAGTGATGGATCAAACCAGATGCAGACTCAGTGGTCTTCTGGAATCTGTGCCTGTTGCGATGATATGCAGAGCT GCTTTATAGGGTTTATTTGTCCATGCTTTCTCTTTGGGAAGAATGCTGAGTTTCTGGGTTCTGGAACCTTCCTGGGATCATGTGTTACACATTTTCTGTTATGGTCTGTGGTTAATACAGCCTGCTGCTTTTTAACTGATGGATTGTGTTTGGCACTACCTGGATGCCTTGTTTCGTGCTATGCTTGTCACTACCGCAAGACCTTAAGGACAAAGTTTGATTTGCCG GAAGCACCCTGTGGGGATTTTGTTACCCATTTTTTCTGTCATTTGTGCGCCATCTGTCAAGAGTACCGTGAGATTCGCGAAAGATCTGGGGATAATGCACCGACCGACATGAAGCTTGCCGTAGTGACAGCCCCACCTATACAAACAATGCAGTCGGATTCCGAGCAGTAA
- the LOC107643161 gene encoding protein PLANT CADMIUM RESISTANCE 10 isoform X1, with the protein MKNQHGYVPPSYIPLGQSELEAANLTPQKSGEQQASSDGSNQMQTQWSSGICACCDDMQSCFIGFICPCFLFGKNAEFLGSGTFLGSCVTHFLLWSVVNTACCFLTDGLCLALPGCLVSCYACHYRKTLRTKFDLPHPVGILLPIFSVICAPSVKSTVRFAKDLGIMHRPT; encoded by the exons ATGAAGAACCAGCATGGTTATGTGCCACCTTCTTACATACCTTTGGGCCAATCGGAGTTGGAGGCAGCGAATCTCACACCACAGAAGAGCGGCGAACAACAAGCAAGTAGTGATGGATCAAACCAGATGCAGACTCAGTGGTCTTCTGGAATCTGTGCCTGTTGCGATGATATGCAGAGCT GCTTTATAGGGTTTATTTGTCCATGCTTTCTCTTTGGGAAGAATGCTGAGTTTCTGGGTTCTGGAACCTTCCTGGGATCATGTGTTACACATTTTCTGTTATGGTCTGTGGTTAATACAGCCTGCTGCTTTTTAACTGATGGATTGTGTTTGGCACTACCTGGATGCCTTGTTTCGTGCTATGCTTGTCACTACCGCAAGACCTTAAGGACAAAGTTTGATTTGCCG CACCCTGTGGGGATTTTGTTACCCATTTTTTCTGTCATTTGTGCGCCATCTGTCAAGAGTACCGTGAGATTCGCGAAAGATCTGGGGATAATGCACCGACCGACATGA